A window from Esox lucius isolate fEsoLuc1 chromosome 16, fEsoLuc1.pri, whole genome shotgun sequence encodes these proteins:
- the LOC117592814 gene encoding uncharacterized protein LOC117592814 produces MALHLLNRASLIDASLVQTQWREVYNWEVSLVQTQWREVYNWEVSLVQTQWREVYNWEVSLVQTQWKEVYNWEVALVQTQWREVYNWEVSLVQTQWKEVYNWEVALVQTQWREVYNWEVSLVQTQWREVYNWEVSLVQTQWREVYNWEVSLVQTQWKEVYNWEVALVQTQWREVYYREVSLVQTQWREVYNWEVSLVQTQWKEVYNWEVALVQTQWREVYNWEVSQVQTQWREVYNWEVSLVQTQWREVYNWEVSLVQTQWREVYNWEVSLVQTQWREVYNWEVSLVQTQWREVYNWEVSLVQTQWKEVYNWEVALVQTQWREVYNWEVSLVQTQWREVYYREADWGLCVSQT; encoded by the exons ATGGCTTTACATCTCCTGAACAGAGCTTCATTAATAGACGCCTCTCTAGTCCAAACCCAGTGGAGGGAGGTGTACAACTGGGAAGTCTCACTAGTCCAAACCCAGTGGAGGGAGGTGTACAACTGGGAAGTCTCACTAGTCCAAACCCAGTGGAGGGAGGTGTACAACTGGGAAGTCTCTCTAGTCCAAACCCAGTGGAAGGAGGTGTACAACTGGGAAGTCGCTCTAGTCCAAACCCAGTGGAGGGAGGTGTACAACTGGGAAGTCTCACTAGTCCAAACCCAGTGGAAGGAGGTGTACAACTGGGAAGTCGCTCTAGTCCAAACCCAGTGGAGGGAGGTGTACAACTGGGAAGTCTCTCTAGTCCAAACCCAGTGGAGGGAGGTGTACAACTGGGAAGTCTCACTAGTCCAAACCCAGTGGAGGGAGGTGTACAACTGGGAAGTCTCACTAGTCCAAACCCAGTGGAAGGAGGTGTACAACTGGGAAGTCGCTCTAGTCCAAACCCAGTGGAGGGAGGTGTACTATAGGGAAGTCTCACTAGTCCAAACCCAGTGGAGGGAGGTGTACAACTGGGAAGTCTCTCTAGTCCAAACCCAGTGGAAGGAGGTGTACAACTGGGAAGTCGCTCTAGTCCAAACCCAGTGGAGGGAGGTGTACAACTGGGAAGTCTCTCAAGTCCAAACCCAGTGGAGGGAGGTGTACAACTGGGAAGTCTCTCTAGTCCAAACCCAGTGGAGGGAGGTGTACAACTGGGAAGTCTCTCTAGTCCAAACCCAGTGGAGGGAGGTGTACAACTGGGAAGTCTCACTAGTCCAAACCCAGTGGAGGGAGGTGTACAACTGGGAAGTCTCACTAGTCCAAACCCAGTGGAGGGAGGTGTACAACTGGGAAGTCTCTCTAGTCCAAACCCAGTGGAAGGAGGTGTACAACTGGGAAGTCGCTCTAGTCCAAACCCAGTGGAGGGAG GTGTACAACTGGGAAGTCTCACTAGTCCAAACCCAGTGGAGGGAGGTGTACTATAGGGAAGCTGACTGGGGGCTTTGTGTTTCTCAAACATGA